CATGCCCGGGGCCGGCGGCCTGGATGTTTTGAAACAGATCATCGTACAATATCCTAAACTGCCGGTGCTGATCCTCAGTATGCATCCCGAAGAGGAATATGCCGTCCGGGCCATGAGGGCCGGAGCCATGGGATATCTAACCAAAAAAAGCGCTCCAGATGAACTGGGTATGGCGATAACCCGCATAACACAGGGGCGGCGTTATATAACGTCATCGTTGGCGGAACAGCTGGCTGATGTATTGCATGGCGAGCATGAAGGAGCTCCGCACGAGTCATTAACGGACCGCGAATATCAAATATTGCTTATGATCGCTTCGGGGAAAAGATTAAAGGAAATTGCCGGCGAACTGACGTTGAGCCCCAAAACCGTCAGCACCTATCGCGGGAGGATTTTAGAGAAAATGGGCATCCAGAGCAATGCCGACATAGTCCGGTATGCCATAGAACATAAAATTAAGTAAAGTAAATGGGCGGTTTGTAAGTTAAACCTTACAAAATAAAAGGGCGAAGCTTGATAATGAAAATCAGGTTTCGCTTCTTTCTTTTTATGCCCGAAAATCATATAATTCATAAAACACAAAACAAACAAGGAGGATAAAATGTTAAAAGTTCACCTTACCATCGCGCTGGCTGTTCTCAGCATCGGCCTGTTCGGCTGCGCTAAAAAACAGACCCTGAAACAAGAGCCACCGGTTATGCAAACGGAAGTTGCCCCGCCCCAGGCCAAAGAGGAGAAACCCGAGGCCAAGCTGGAAACCCAGACAATCTATTTCGATTTAGATTCTTACGAACTCCGCTCCGACGCCAAGAACACACTCAACCGGGCCAGCGCCCAGCTGCGGAGCAATTCCAAAGTAGCCCTGTCAATAGAGGGTCATTGTGATGAAAGAGGCACCACCGAATATAATCTGGCCCTGGGAGAGAAAAGAGCCATGGCGGTAAAGGGATACCTGGTTAATTCGGGATTGGACAAAAGCCGGCTGCAGACCATAAGCTTCGGCGAGGAGAAGCCCGCGGCTGCCGGACACGATGAGCAAAGCTGGGCAAAAAACCGCCGGTCCGAGATTAAGGTAAAATAAACACACCCAGGAAATCAAATTAAATAGGGGACTGCGCCATGAAAAAGATTTTTGTTCCGATCATGCTTGCGATAGTGCTGGCCGTATCAAGCCAGGGGTGCTTTACCAGGGATGCTAAATACGTTGAATATATAAAAACATTGGTCAGCGCCTACCAGCTTGAGGTCACCAGAATGGTGGATTTTGAAAACCAACCATTCAAGGGCCTGGAGAAAACAGTGGGATTCTATGAGGGCCATAAAAACAATCTCCGGCAGATCCAGAACAAGCTGACCATAGCGCCCAAGGCCAAGGCGGCAAAATGGAAAGAATTTCACAGCGAATTCGATGGATTGCTGAGCAGGGCTGTTGCATCGGGGGACATGACCAGCGGCGCCATGACATCCGCGTTGAATAAAATGAAAACCCCCAATGGCTCAAAACCCGCCACGGCTAAGAAGGGCAGCAAAGATAAGAGGGCGGCTGCGGCCTACCTGGCCAATAAATGGGAGACCCAGGCTTTTGATGCCAGGGGAGAATTAATCCAAGCCAATGCCAAGGTAACTCCTTTCGTAACCACCGAATTTAAAATCGTGCTGCCCGATATTGGGGAAAATAAACTTTTGCCGCCATTGAAAAAATGTTTCAAGCAATAAAATTTCTCTTGACAAATTATACTATTTAGTATACAATCCGGTTGTTCACAAAAACCTTTAACCTTTTAAGTGCCGAGAGGGCGATAGCGAAAATGATTCACAATATGCTAAAATATCGCAATTTTGCAGTTCCCACGACCGACAGTGGGATAGGTGCGCCCATCGGCCATACCGTATGATCTAACATCTTTTACGGGCCATGGGTTCACCAAAACCTGTGGCCTTTTTCTTTTGCCATTTTATGATGGTAAATCCCCAAGAGCCGCAGGAAAACAATAAAACCTGTGGCTTTTTTATTTTACCTCCCCTAAATCCCCTCCTTGATCAAGGAGGGGAAAGGGGTGGTCAGTAGGCATCAAGATCAGCAATGAAAGATCAAATCAGCCACGACAACGAAGGGAGGACAGAATATGCTGAAGATATTGGAACAATGTCTTAAAAGCGACCCCGAATTGAATAAATTGTATGTGATCCAACAGATCATTAATAACAGTTTTTTAAACGATTCACGGGTCATCAGCGGCAAATCGCTGCTGAATTGAAAAATGGATATTGGCCTTTGAAAACATATAGAACAGGCCAATAACCAAATCCCAAACAGCACAATAAGGAAATCATATAATGGACCTAAAAAATATCGGATGGGATGCTTTCTTTGAGAGCCATCTGGAACGGATCATGAAAAATGCCAAGTACGATTACAAATTCCTGGTGGGACGGGTATCGGCTGTCCACAGCAACCTGTGCCGGGTACTGACCGAGGGCGGCGAGATCACCGCTCAAATTTCGGGCAAAATGAGGGATAAAATCAACAACGAGATCATCTCTCCTACCGGAGAAATGCTGGATGCGGGCCTTCCGGCGGTAGGCGACTGGGTGGCGATGATCCACGACCAACAACACAATTCCGGGATGATCAGGATGATCCTGCCCCGGAGGACCAAATTCTCCAGGAATGCGGCCGGCGTTACTTCGCAGGAGCAGGTAATAGCTTCCAATATCGATTATGCTTTTATCGTGGCCGCTCTCAATGCCGATTTCAACCCCAGCCGGATCGAGCGGTACCTGGTCACAACCTGGAACAGCGGGGCGGTCCCGGTGATACTGCTCAACAAGGCCGATCTCTGCGCCGAAGTTGACGCCAAGATCGTGGAAATGGAAAAGACCGCGGTGGGTGTCTCGGTTCATGCCATCAGC
This window of the Candidatus Edwardsbacteria bacterium genome carries:
- a CDS encoding response regulator transcription factor produces the protein MPGAGGLDVLKQIIVQYPKLPVLILSMHPEEEYAVRAMRAGAMGYLTKKSAPDELGMAITRITQGRRYITSSLAEQLADVLHGEHEGAPHESLTDREYQILLMIASGKRLKEIAGELTLSPKTVSTYRGRILEKMGIQSNADIVRYAIEHKIK
- the pal gene encoding peptidoglycan-associated lipoprotein Pal; translation: MLKVHLTIALAVLSIGLFGCAKKQTLKQEPPVMQTEVAPPQAKEEKPEAKLETQTIYFDLDSYELRSDAKNTLNRASAQLRSNSKVALSIEGHCDERGTTEYNLALGEKRAMAVKGYLVNSGLDKSRLQTISFGEEKPAAAGHDEQSWAKNRRSEIKVK
- the rsgA gene encoding ribosome small subunit-dependent GTPase A, translated to MDLKNIGWDAFFESHLERIMKNAKYDYKFLVGRVSAVHSNLCRVLTEGGEITAQISGKMRDKINNEIISPTGEMLDAGLPAVGDWVAMIHDQQHNSGMIRMILPRRTKFSRNAAGVTSQEQVIASNIDYAFIVAALNADFNPSRIERYLVTTWNSGAVPVILLNKADLCAEVDAKIVEMEKTAVGVSVHAISAAQGEGLEQLTPYLQNGRTSVFIGSSGAGKSTIINRLLGRDVIKVVETSDYKDKGRHTTTSREMYILEGGGIVIDSPGMRELQLWEGEQGLSETFDDIEQLAAQCRFGDCRHQEEPGCAVKSALESGEIDRTRYENYLKLQRELKHQETRNNAKVRMEQSKRWKNIAKTRRHLNKDSTIR